From the genome of Halobacteriovoraceae bacterium:
CTTCCAAGTTCTTGTTGGTAAGGAATAATTGTCGAGCGAGGAAGAGATTGTCCAAGTGAAAGTCTATTTAGGTTGATCTTGGCATTTTCTTTTTTAGTAATAAAATGCTTAATCAGTGATTCATTTTGGTAGGTGGCCTCAACTTCTAAGGAATCAAAATAATCAACAAGCCCATAATCTCTTAAAAATTCTTTTTTATGTACGTAAGCTTCTTCTTGCAATGATAGATATGGTTCATTCACATACTTAAATATCAGAGCATAAGCATTTTCAACTCCCAAGTCCGAATAGAGTTGGCGCAGGAACATTTTTACTTCATCAACAAAGTCAAACTCTTCATCATATTCAAATAGAAGCTGAGTGTCATCTGTTAGAAAATAATAGTCATGGTCTGGATATTGGGGGTCCTCAGTATCAAAAGTCCAAATATTGAAACGAGATTTAAGAAAGAGAAAAAATTCTTCACTTTTAACAAATTCAGAACGCACATCTTCATCATCGACAAGGGAATAAGTTTGAAGCCAATACTGAAAAGAATTTACATCAACTTCATCTTTTTTCCATAAATCCAAATCTAAAAAGACCTTTCTTTGGTCACTGGAAAGTTTACTTAACACTTTGCTCACAATTTCAGGAGTATTTGATTTAATAGTCATATAAAGAGGTTGAACTGGAAGATTTGAAAAAGTCATTCCCTTTTCAACAATTTTCTCAAGGTCATCAAGGGATTCATAAGACTTGGCCTCTGTAAAAACACGTTCAATAATATCGAGCTGGCCAACAATTAAATCTTTCTTCTTAGTCATCTATAGTTTCCACAATGTAGTCATCATCATTATTATAAAATTCAATTTCTTGAGCTTTTGTTGTACCGCGAACAGGAGAAGAGAGAGATTCAGTAATATGATCTGCATCCTCTTGATCTTCAAATGACAGTTGTCTAGTGCTTGCAAGAAATTTCTCTTGTTTTGTGATATACTTCATGATGGCCATCTTGTGGAGTACATTTTGAATTTCTTTTTTGGCACCTTGACTTATTTTTTTTTCATAGAATGATCTACTAAACACTGCAGGATTTGGAAGAATCAGAGCTAAAAAGGCACCTTCTTCAGGTAAAAGATCTTTTGGTAATTTTTTGAAATAAAATTTTGACGCATTTAAAATCCCATATAATCCTGGCCCATATTCAATTGTATTCAAGTATAGTTCCAATATTCTTTCTTTAGAGAGATTTTGTTCCATAATAAGTGTGAGATAAAATTCTCTTATTTTTCGTAAAATATTTCTTTTTGAAGTAAGGAGATAGTTTTTAATAAATTGTTGAGAAATTGTACTTGCTCCACGCAATTTTGCACCTTGAAAGTAGTCGTATAATGCAGAACCAACTTGAGTTAGATCTACTCCATGATGCTCAAAAAAGTTCCAGTCTTCATTAATCTGAATTGCATAATAGGCGTTTGGAGAAATTTCATTGAGTGAAACCCAACTCTTGGGTTGAGTTTTAGTAAAGTGATATTTGGCCTGAGCATCTTTGTCTAGAGTATAGGTGATAAAGCCTTTATCTAATTTGCTTAAACTGAACACATTATCAATTTCTAAATAAATTGGAAGACAACCAATGAATAGTGAAATCACCAAAATGGCCCGAAACATTATCTAGTCACTCCTTATTTTTGACACGTAATACTATACAAATTTGATTTCAACGTAAACACCACTCATACATTTTACATTTTTTTTAGATTCTTACCAATAATTGCTCAAATTGGATGCCAAGTTCAGTCTATTTAGATAGTCTTGGCCGTCCTGAAAAGAGGTAAACAAATTATGTATAACATAGGAATTATTGGACATGGACATGTCGGATCGTTGCTGGGACAACATCTCCATGGGGCCGGATATAAAATATTTGCTACCAAAACAGAGATACTAAAAGACAACGGATCTTACCCAATAGAGAGTTGTCGATTGCCAAAAGATATTATTCATTTAAAAAAAATATTAAGTGATGGAGTTTTAATTTTTCTCATACCTCCTTCAACTAAAAGTTACAGGGCCATTATTGATTCACTTATAAAGTATTTTCCGGCCACACAAAAATTGATCTTTTTTTCCTCGACCTCAGTTTATGGGGACAAGCAGGGACTATGCAATGAAGCAACTATTCCTTATCCAACATCAAAAAATGGTCAGGAGCTTTTGATATGTGAAGGAAAATTAAAAAATCATTTTCAATATTTAAAAATAATCAGGCCCTCAGGAATAGTTGATGAATTAAGAAATCCAATACATTTTTTTAAAAATACTTCTGAAATCACAAATTCAAATTTCTTGATAAATTTAATTCATACCCAAGATATCATTATATATATCGAATATTTAATAAAAAACTATGCAAGCTCTAAATCGATTAAAAATTTAGTATCAGAGGATAACATGACTAAAGATGAATTTTACAATGGTCTTAGAAGATTTTATCATCTTCCTAAGTTAAAAACTTCTGAAAATCATCCTAATCCATCAAAGAAAATTTTATCTCAAAATCCAGGCCCTTGTTTAAATTTTCCAAATCTATTTGAGTATTTCAAGGGGATTAAAAATGTTTGAACTTTTTTTGGTTTCAATAATTTGGGGTTTTTCTTTTGTCATCATTAAAGGGAAATTAACAGGTCTTGATCCTTTTTTTCTTGCTTTTGTTAGACTGTTCATTGGAAGTTTAGTTTTTTTACCATTTTTTAAAATAAAATTCTTCAAATATTTATCAAGAGAAATCATTTTTATTGGAGTTATACAATATGGATTGATGTATATTTTTTATATTAACTCTTTCCAATATTTGCAAGTATCCCAATTGGCACTCATGACAATCTTCACACCACTATTTGTCTATGTCCTAGGAGAATTCTTTGAGAAAAAATTCTCTGTATTTCTTTTGATGATTGTTGCTCTAAACATCCTCAGTTCCTCAATTCTTATAGATATTAGAGTGCCTGGCAAGTTAAAGGGAATTATACTAATACAGTTGTCAAATATTTGCTTTGCTTTTGGTCAAACTTATTACAAATACAAATTGTCTAAAAAAATTCCAAAAGGTGTAAAACAGCATCAGGTTTATAGTGTCATTTATTTTATTTCTGCAATAGCAACTCTTCCCTTTTTATTGATGAAATCTAAAATATTACTCAATATGGATTTGAGCAGTACTCAAGTTATTTATTTGATATATCTTGGTATTGTTCCAACTGGACTTGGTTTTTATTTCTGGAATAAGGGTGCAGTAAAAGTAAGTCACACGTTTTTAGCAATTGCCAATAACTTAAAAATTCCCTCGGCCCTCATATTTTCTATTCTACTCTTAAAAGAAGAAATAAATTTGTCGGCCATCTCCATTTTTTTACTCGTCTTCTCTTTGTCAGTTATTTTCTTAACTTTCAAAAAGTATACAAATTTATCTGAAAATAACTTAGAATTAAGAAGTTAACTCATTTCTAGGATATTTTTTATGAGTATTACTACGATTAAATACAGTTTTGTCTTCCCGGACAATTCTCAAATTAACCATGTTTTTGAAATTGATAAAATAAAACGTAAAATTGTTAATCTCTCAGATACTCCAGAAGATTTAAAACAATATACTGAACTTGATTTTTGCAAATGTAGCAACTGTCCATTAAATAAAACCCAAACTCCTGAATGTCCAATTGCGAAGAATCTTTTTCTCGTTGAAAGAAAGTTCAAAAATAAAATCTCACACGATAAATGTTTTATTGTTTGTGACACTCCACAACGGGCATATACAGCAAAAACAGATGTTCAAGTTGGTTTGCAGTCAATTTTTGGATTATTAATGGCATCTTCCGGATGTCCACATTTAGAGTTTCTCTCACCAATGGCCATGTTTCATCTTCCTTTTTCAAATGAGGAAGAAACCATTGTAAGAATCCTTGGATTTTATTTTCTTGAGAAATATATTAATGGAGAAATAGACTCGATTAACTTAGACCAGCTGAGTAAGCGATATCAAGAAATAAATACGGTTAACCGTGGAATTATTGAGAGAATTCGTAAAGTAGAGAGAAAAGATGCAGGACAAAATGCAATTGTCATTCTTGACACATTTAGTATGCTTCTTTCAAGTGAAATGAGTACTGATCTTGAATCAATTCGTTATATTTTTGATTCTAGCGTGAATACTTTATTAAAGAAGGAGTAAGGGCCTGAACTTCAACAGGTTTTCCTACAATCAGTTCAAGCCTTTCTTTCAAATCTATATCTGCATTTGTTAGTGGATGTAAGACAACGCCTGTTTTTCCGATAATTTCTAAAGAAGGATGTACGTGTTTTACTATAATTCTTTTTATTTGCTTACCTAATGACTCAGCTTGATCTTGTAAATCAAGGACAATGGAACGCAATTGATTGATATTTGCAGCATATCTTTTTTGACCTATGTAAATATCTGATTGGCAGTGGAAGTCCTGTCCCTCACCTATGATCATATAGCTTTCTTTTGGGCCAAACAGTGTAAGAGATTTTCTCATCAATGTATAATCACTTTTTTCAAAATTCTGAATTCTTTGTCCTTTATAAACAGGCCCAAGTCTAGACATTTTGAGAGCTCTCACCCCACCTATTCTAGCTAATTCTTGAAATAACAAAAGATTTGGAGTTTTTCCGCCCAGTAGAATTTTCAATCCAGGGGTTTTCAAATGTCGAATAAAACTAATAAAAAGAAATGATTTGTATATAAAACTCATGTTTACCTCTATGCTCCCTTTCGGCCCCAATACTTTTTAATTCATCTTTTGTTTTTAAAAAAAGAGCTGTGGCAAATTGTGCCAAAGTGTAAAAAATTTGATCACTTTTTAGATTAAAAAAATTTCATAAACTGTCGAAAAGACAAATGATGAGACCAATATTGTTTTTAGTTTTTCTTTTTTCTGTGAAAGAAATTTTTTCGATAGAAAAAGTCGATCTTTATTTAAAATGGAAGCATTCCTTTCAATTTGCGGGATATTACGCCGCACTTGAAAAAGGTTTTTTTAAAAGCGAAGGATTAGATGTTACATTTCATGAGAAAAATATGGAATGGACAACTGTAGAAAAAACTCTTGAAGGTACGGGTAAATATGGAATAAGTGATTCGAGTATTGTTCTTGATTATCTGAAAGACAGGCCAGTCATTATATTAAGTTCCATATTTCAGCATTCACCACTCGTTCTAGCGACAAGATATGAAGATAAAATCTTTGGGCCTTTGGAGCTCAAAGGAAAGAGAATAATGTATCAAAAAGATGTTGACGACGCTGTATTACATGCAATGTTTGATTCTGTTGGTCTGCATGATAATGACTTCTATCATGTATCTCATTCTTATAAAAATGAAGATTTAATCAATAAAACTGTAGATGCAATTAGTATTTATACAACTGCACAGCCTTTTTATTTTAATAAAATAAATTTCCCAATTTATATGATTAGTCCGTCAAATTACGGAATTGATTTGTATGGAGACACATTGTTTACAACAACTAGAGAAATTGAACAACATCCTCAAAGAGCAGAGGCCTTTAGAAGAGCTTCAATAAAAGGATGGTATTACGCGCTTAGTAACCCTGAGGAGATATGTAAGTTAATAAAAGAGAAATATGATCAAAACTTGGATATAGAGCAATTACTTTTTGAAGCAAAAGAAACAGCAAAAGTTATAAGACAGGATATTACCCCTATTGGATATACTCATCCAGGAAGACTTGAGAAAATTTCAAATATATATGTTCATAAATATAAATTGAAACACAAAAATGTTCAAAATATTCTGTTTGATCAGTATTTGATTAATAAAAATGCCTCTTTTTTAAATCGATTTAAAATCATAGGAATATTGGCCTTTATTCTATTGATTCTATTTCTCTTAGTGATGCTTTTTAATAAAAAGCTTCAAGAAGAGGTTGCTGCAAAAACTACTGAAATTGTTGAATTACAAAAAAGCAAAGATTTGTTTTTTGCTAATCTTACTCATGAACTAAGAACTCCACTGAATGCAATTATTGGAGGAGTTAGTTTTTTAAAAGATACTTACCTTGATGAAATTCAAAAAGATCATTTAGAACTGATTGATTTCTCTTCAAACATTTTACTTGATATTGTGAATGACATTTTAGATTTTTCAAAGCTTCAAAAAAATAAGATTGAGCTCAGTATAAATCGAATAGAGCTTAGAAATTTAATTCAAAATATTTATTTGAATCAAAAAATTCTGGCCGACAATAAAAATCTAAAGTTCGAATTAATTAGTGATCTCAATGAAGAATTTTGGGTAAACATTGATTACACTAGATTAACCCAAGTTCTTAATAATTTGATTAGTAATGCAATCAAATTCACTACAATTGGTAAAGTAATTATTAATTTTAAGCATGAATTTTCTGAAGAAGGAGATCGTCTTTATTTTGAAATCAAGGATTCAGGGAAAGGGATAGATGAATCTAAAATCAAAACACTTTTTAAACCATATGTACAAGAAGATAATTCCATCATTAATAATTATGGTGGAACAGGTTTAGGTCTGGCCATTTCAAAACAAATAATCGAACTAATGAATGGTCAAATGGAAGTAAAAAATAATGAAGAAGGTGGAGCTTGTTTTAGTTTTAGTATTCCAGTGAGTATCTCTAGTTCGCAAAATAATTTGCAAGATGATGTGAATATTGAACTTTCATTAGATGACTTAAAAATGTTAAAAGTTTTAGTTGTTGAAGATAATCCAATTAATTGCAAAGTCATACGTCAATATCTAGAGAATCTCTCTATAAGTCCAAAAATTGTAAATAATGGTTTAGAGGCCATTGAAAATCTGGAAAAAAATGAGTTTGATATTATTTTGATGGATAAGTTCATGCCTGTTCTTGATGGGCCTGCGACTACTAAAAAAATTCGTACTCACCAAGATAAAAAGATCGCTCATACATACATTATTGGGTTATCGGCCAATTGGAAAAATGGTTTTGATGAAGAATGTAAAGATTTGCAAATGAATGCAAGTTTAACGAAGCCATTAACTAAAGAAGAATTAAAAAAAGCGTTGCAAAGATACTTTACATATACAAAAGAAAAAAGCGCAGCATAAAAAAAGGCCTCTCAAATGAGAGGCCATAAGATTTATCTAATAAAGAGCATATCGTAGTATTTTGGCAGATTCCAAAGATGGTTTGGTAAAATTTCTTCAAGTTGATTACAAAATTTAGCTAACTCTTCACTCACAGGCATGAGTTCATTTGCAATTTTAAAAGAATTTTCTTCTTCATTTTCAGTTAGCCCCTTCAAACCATTTTCCATACTATTTACACAAGTCATGAGTGAATTCAAGGTAAAATTCAATTTCTTAATCATCTCAAACTCAATAGCGCTATCTATTCCAACTTCTTTATGTCCCTTTATGGCCGTAGCTAATTCAGTTTTATAATGAATGGTTGAAGGCACAATATGTTGTCTTATGAGATTTAGAAGTGTTTCAAACTCAATACATCTAAGCATATTGTAGTTTTCAACCAAAACATTGTGACGAGTTGTGAGTTCTGTTTGGTTGAAGATTCCACTTTCTGTCAGAAATTTTGTTTCATTTATGTCTGAGAGAATTTTTAAGGCATCAGGAGTGGTTCTTAAATTTGGTAAACCTCTTTTTTCTGCCTCGACTAGCCAATCTTTTGAATATCCATCTCCATTAAATACTACATCGTATGAATTTTTAAGCCACTTTTTAGTAACTGATGTAAGGGCCTCATCGATGCTTTTACCTGCAGAAATTTCCGATTTAATTATCTCATTTGATTCTTCAAAGACTTCTGCGACAGCTGCATTTAACACGGACATTGGAAATCCTGTAGCAGCTGAAGATCCACAGGCCCTCACTTCAAATTTGTTACCAGTGAAAGCAAAGGGAGAAGTTCTATTTCTATCAGTATTATCTTTAAGGAGATGAGCAAGTTGTGTAGCACCAAGATCTAGAGTATTTTGAGTGTTGTGTACATAGGTAGCACCTTCTAAGATAGAACGATAGATTTTATCTAGAGTTTCACCTAAAAAGACTGAAATGATGCTCGGAGGTGCTTCATTTGCGCCAAGTCTATGATCATTTCCTTGTGAAGCAATAGACATTCTAATTGCTTTGGCATGCCTTTTTACGGCCTCAATGATAATTGAAACAGTGGTTAAGAAACGAGGATTTTGATGTGGTTCCTTTGAAGGTTCCAGTAAATTAAGTCCATCATCTGTTCCCATTGACCAGTTTATATGTTTACCTGAACCATTAATTCCTGCAAATGGTTTCTCATGAAGTAGAGCATGAAAATTATGTTTTTCAGCCGTCTCTTTAATGAGGGCCATTGTGATCATATTCTGATCAGCAGCTCGGTTTGCATCTGTGAATATTGGAGCAATTTCAAATTGTCCGGGAGCAACTTCGTTATGTCTTGTTTTGGCCGGAATTCCAAGTCTGTGCATTTCTAATTCTAATTCACACATAAATGCAAGTACTCTCTCAGGAATGGCACCAAAATAATGATCTGAGAGTTGTTGGTTTTTAGAAGTAAGTTGTCCAAATAATGTTCGTCCGGTCATGACAAGATCAGATCGAGAAGCGAAGAAGGCCTTATCAATGAGAAAATATTCCTGTTCACATCCACAAGTTACGTCTACAAATTTTGTATCATGCCCCGTTAAATTCATATACTCAGTGGCAGCTTTATCCAACTTTGTAATACTCCTTAAAAGAGGAGTTTTAATATCAAGTGCATCACCATAATAAGACACAAAAGCTGTCGGTATACACAGAGTTACAGCATTAAGGGATTTTTTAAGAAATATGGGAGAAGTAATATCCCATGATGTATATCCTCTGGCCTCAAATGTTGTACGAGAGCCTCCATTTGGAAATGAACTTGCATCAGGTTCACCTTGTAAAAGTTGTGAGGCACTTAGTTTTTCAATTGGTCTTCCATCAGGAGCAAAAGAGAGGAAGGCATCATGTTTTTCAGCAGTTGATCCTGTCAATGGTTGAAACCAATGGCAGAAGTGGGTTGCCCCTCTTGAAACGGCCCAATCAGTAACGGCCGAGGCAACAATTTCTGCATGTTCGCGTGAAATTTTTTTATTACCTGATTTAGAAACAGATAAAATTTCTTTTCTTACTGATTCAGGAATAGATGGTGCTGTCCTGAAATCAAACAAATTTTCACCAAAATAAGAGCTTACAGGCAAGTAATGGCCTTCACCATCAACTGGTCTTTCAATTCTTTTTGGCTTTCTACCATTTGCTATTACCTTAGCTACATTTCTTGGATTTGTGGCCTTCATAAGTTTCTCCCTTTAAAACTTGTAATGAATAGACTGTATAAAAAATATGTGGTTGTGTTTTAACTAGCTCCTACTGGAGCTGTTGCACAGTTTGAACCTGTTGCTGCTGAACTTGTACTGTAGAATATTGTGCTTGAGCTGAATGAGCACGTGAAAAGCAGAGCATAATAAATGCAAAAATGAAAAACAATATTTTTGCCATAATGGCCTGCATATCACCAGGAAACATAGTTATACCTCTATAAAAATGCCCTTTATTTATTGCAAAAAGCTTACAATTAGGCAATAAGTTTGTGCTATGAATTCAAGTTTTTTTGTACAAATGCATGATTTACCCGACTATTGCCATCCTGTATATTCCTCTTTAAATCGATCGCTTCAATTTTACGCATCTCGAAAAGCTCTTTTATTTAGTATTGAAGACCATTTAAATAAAAAAATAGAGCATCATTTTGATAAATTAGAAATCATAAACCATCACTATCTAAAACAGTACCCAAATATCGTTGTTTCTTTATCTCATACTCAAAATATAGGGGCAGCGCTTTGCGCTTCAAGAAACGAGTATCAATCTGTTGGTATAGATATAGAGTTAAAAACTCGCAAAGTAAAAGAAGGTGCTTTAAAGTTTTATTCACATAAAAAAGATGATCTATCCCTAAATCATTTACAGCTTTGGGTGGCCAAGGAAGCATGCTTTAAGGCCATCTCTCCCCACTTTGACAGTTTTGAGGGAGAGATTACTCTTTCTAAAATTTGGGTCAATAACTTTCAATTCGGTCTTGTAGATCAAGTCCTAGGACATTTTACTCTTAGTGAAGAAGTTATAGGCCAACATAAAATCGTTGTCGCCAAGTCTTTCATAAAAACTATTGGGCCATGAGAACCTTAAGGGCCTTTGCATTTTCTCTTGGCCTAATGGAGTTGATTTTTCTTGGAGATCTTCCAATTGTTACATCCAACACCTTCATACATCCGATTCGTGAAACACTAATTTGATATGATTTATCTACTTGTAATTGCTTCGATATTTTTTTGAAATTCTGATCAGTTACCCTCATAGAATCAATGGCAATGATTTCATCTCCTGCATTTAAACCTGATTTATATGCAGGCCCATCTAAAACAACAGAACTTACATGAATATTATTTCCTTTGGTCTCTGTAGTTATACCTAACCATGAATGATCATCTTGAATATATTCTACTTCAAGATCAATTTCTGATAAGTAGCTCTCAATATCTATATCCTGAGTTGTTGAAACCATCATCTCAAATTCATCTCTTTCATTTTTGCTTGTTAGGGATTCAAAAATTTCAAAAAACTCCACTTTGAGGATTCCCCTTTCTGGATGCTTTTTATAATCCTCCCATAGTGCCAAGGTTAGGTCTCTAATATCTCTTTTAAAGCGATGAAGAAAAATATTAGCGATAAAAAAAACAATCGAGCCTTTAAGATAGTAACTGATAGTAGAATTGTTGGTATTTTCATCATTTCGATAAAGTTTTATCCATGCGTTAAAGGAACTTCCTTCAAGGGATTCTAAATATCTACCAGGAATAGAAAAATAGCGATTCAAAGTATTTTTCAATTCAGCTAAGTATGATTCAAGATCACACAGCCCACTTCTCAATACACATAAATCATCTATAAAACTTGTGAGTCCTTCGACCAACCAAAGCATTGATGTATAATTCTCATTGGTATAGTTAAATGGGCCCAACTCTTTTGGTCTGATACATTTTACATTCCAAGTATGAAAATATTCATGGGCCACAAGCGATAGCCAACGTTGGTAACGACTATCATCATCAAAACTCAATGAGTCGAAGATTAAACTCGTGGAATTTTGATGTTCTAAACCTCCTGCATTATCCGGGACAAAATGGCATATGAAGGTATATTTTTCAAAAGGTAATTCGTTATTAAACATATGAGAGACAGTTTTCACGATCGTATTAATATCACTTTTGATATCTCTATTGTGTTTGAGAATCTGTCCCCAATAGGCCAATTCAAAATCTTTATCAAGAAATCTAAATCCATCGGTTTCTTGGCAGCCAATTTCAATCGGACTATCTATAAGTTGATCATAATCTTTGGCCTCATAGATAAATCTATCCCTTTGATCTGAAACGTCCTTAAGGCCTGTGGATATTTTCGACCAGATTTCAGGAAAGTGTATCTCAATTTTTGGAGATTCAATATAAGCATTTTCAACTCCCATAAAGACGCTTGGCCCCTGAATAAAAGCATGTTCAATGTTGACATGAGATGTTCTCACACTCAGTTCATTGCAGTAAACTTCGTATTCAAATGTAAAATTCTCACATTTTTTGTTTAAAAGAGACCGTTCAAAATCAAGTAACCATTTACCTTTTTCGACTTGTTCAAAATAGAGAAATTCTCCGTTATCGCTTGTGAAAATAGGTCTTGCAACATGGCGGGAATACTCCCTCATAAGATAAGATCCAGGTGACCATGAAGGCATAAAAAAAGTTAAATTATTAATATTTTCAGGTTTTTGTCCATGAATTTTGACCTTTACACGGTGAGTCCACGGTGAATCTATAATGAGATCGTATTTCAAGTTGAGTTTCATGATTGTCCTTGATATTGATAAAAAAAATAATCCCAAAAGGTATACTAAACTATGAATATAGATAGATCAAAAATTAAAACACCACAAATTGTCATCTCCGATGAAGCTTTAAGCGAGTTAAATCTTCTTATTGAAAATGATCTGCAATTGCAAAGTAAGATACTCAGGATAGAGATTAGTGGTAAAGGTTGTGAAGGATTTGAATATTTTATAGGCCCACACTTTGAGATGGAAGATGATTTTATAGTCAATCCTACATCAGAACTTGGAGAAAAAGTGAATATAAATATTCATTTTTCACCTTTTTGTGCTTATTATCTTCAAGGTGCAAAAATTGAATTCTACCAAGACCCTCCTAACGATGAAGAGGGTTTCATTATAACCAATGAAAAAGGCCCTGAGTTTCACGGAAAGTTCTGGTTAAAAGATCAGTCTAAATTACCACCAATGAAAACAATTTAATAAATGGATATCAAATGAATTTTTTACTCTTCATTGTTACTGCATTAATTTTTCAGAATGCTTATAGTAACGATTTTAATAAATGCAAAAAATTATTGCTTAAATCTCATCGTCTTCAAGCGAAGAAGGGAATAAAAATTCCCCTTAATGTTCATTTGGCCCATCATTTTAATCTTAACAAAAGTGAGTTTTTATATAGTTTAAAAGGTGGTCTTTTTTCACAAGAGCGACTCTCATTGTACAGGGCACTTGGAATAAATTTTGAAGACTTTAGAGAGAGATATTTTACACCAGAGGAATTGCCTCAATATTCAGAATTGCTCATTAATCATATACAAATACAGGCAAAAAATAAAATCTCTATCGAACAAAGAAAAAAATATTATCGCACTGTCTTTGAAAGTGATGATGAATTTTTTAGTAAAAATTTTAAAAATAATAGTCCTCCCCTTTTGGAATCATTAAAATTAATAAGTGAAGGTAACTCGTATTTAACAGCTCCTCATTGGATTGGAGAAGACACAAAACCTATCAAAAAAGTTGTCGAAACGGTCGGATTACAAAGCATTCCTTTTCATCAAATCAATCATATGATCCAGGATTTACTTTATCCTGAATATGTAGAATATCAAAAGCGTCTGGCCAGTATTTATATTAATGAAATAAAAAGAGACCCTTCCCTTTTATCTATGGAAAATAGAAAATTGGAACGGATTCGATGGAAATATGTTTCAGAGCAACTTATAATTTGGAATAAGAAAAGAAAACTGAGTGAGTTTTTAAACTTTATTGGAATTGACCCTAAGGTTGGAGAATTCAACAATACTTTTCAGATGTACAATTATTTAAAAATTTTAAAGGAAAGTGAACGTAATGAAATCAT
Proteins encoded in this window:
- a CDS encoding ABC transporter substrate-binding protein; this encodes MRPILFLVFLFSVKEIFSIEKVDLYLKWKHSFQFAGYYAALEKGFFKSEGLDVTFHEKNMEWTTVEKTLEGTGKYGISDSSIVLDYLKDRPVIILSSIFQHSPLVLATRYEDKIFGPLELKGKRIMYQKDVDDAVLHAMFDSVGLHDNDFYHVSHSYKNEDLINKTVDAISIYTTAQPFYFNKINFPIYMISPSNYGIDLYGDTLFTTTREIEQHPQRAEAFRRASIKGWYYALSNPEEICKLIKEKYDQNLDIEQLLFEAKETAKVIRQDITPIGYTHPGRLEKISNIYVHKYKLKHKNVQNILFDQYLINKNASFLNRFKIIGILAFILLILFLLVMLFNKKLQEEVAAKTTEIVELQKSKDLFFANLTHELRTPLNAIIGGVSFLKDTYLDEIQKDHLELIDFSSNILLDIVNDILDFSKLQKNKIELSINRIELRNLIQNIYLNQKILADNKNLKFELISDLNEEFWVNIDYTRLTQVLNNLISNAIKFTTIGKVIINFKHEFSEEGDRLYFEIKDSGKGIDESKIKTLFKPYVQEDNSIINNYGGTGLGLAISKQIIELMNGQMEVKNNEEGGACFSFSIPVSISSSQNNLQDDVNIELSLDDLKMLKVLVVEDNPINCKVIRQYLENLSISPKIVNNGLEAIENLEKNEFDIILMDKFMPVLDGPATTKKIRTHQDKKIAHTYIIGLSANWKNGFDEECKDLQMNASLTKPLTKEELKKALQRYFTYTKEKSAA
- a CDS encoding EamA family transporter codes for the protein MFELFLVSIIWGFSFVIIKGKLTGLDPFFLAFVRLFIGSLVFLPFFKIKFFKYLSREIIFIGVIQYGLMYIFYINSFQYLQVSQLALMTIFTPLFVYVLGEFFEKKFSVFLLMIVALNILSSSILIDIRVPGKLKGIILIQLSNICFAFGQTYYKYKLSKKIPKGVKQHQVYSVIYFISAIATLPFLLMKSKILLNMDLSSTQVIYLIYLGIVPTGLGFYFWNKGAVKVSHTFLAIANNLKIPSALIFSILLLKEEINLSAISIFLLVFSLSVIFLTFKKYTNLSENNLELRS
- a CDS encoding transglycosylase domain-containing protein; amino-acid sequence: MFRAILVISLFIGCLPIYLEIDNVFSLSKLDKGFITYTLDKDAQAKYHFTKTQPKSWVSLNEISPNAYYAIQINEDWNFFEHHGVDLTQVGSALYDYFQGAKLRGASTISQQFIKNYLLTSKRNILRKIREFYLTLIMEQNLSKERILELYLNTIEYGPGLYGILNASKFYFKKLPKDLLPEEGAFLALILPNPAVFSRSFYEKKISQGAKKEIQNVLHKMAIMKYITKQEKFLASTRQLSFEDQEDADHITESLSSPVRGTTKAQEIEFYNNDDDYIVETIDD
- a CDS encoding glutamine synthetase III, encoding MKATNPRNVAKVIANGRKPKRIERPVDGEGHYLPVSSYFGENLFDFRTAPSIPESVRKEILSVSKSGNKKISREHAEIVASAVTDWAVSRGATHFCHWFQPLTGSTAEKHDAFLSFAPDGRPIEKLSASQLLQGEPDASSFPNGGSRTTFEARGYTSWDITSPIFLKKSLNAVTLCIPTAFVSYYGDALDIKTPLLRSITKLDKAATEYMNLTGHDTKFVDVTCGCEQEYFLIDKAFFASRSDLVMTGRTLFGQLTSKNQQLSDHYFGAIPERVLAFMCELELEMHRLGIPAKTRHNEVAPGQFEIAPIFTDANRAADQNMITMALIKETAEKHNFHALLHEKPFAGINGSGKHINWSMGTDDGLNLLEPSKEPHQNPRFLTTVSIIIEAVKRHAKAIRMSIASQGNDHRLGANEAPPSIISVFLGETLDKIYRSILEGATYVHNTQNTLDLGATQLAHLLKDNTDRNRTSPFAFTGNKFEVRACGSSAATGFPMSVLNAAVAEVFEESNEIIKSEISAGKSIDEALTSVTKKWLKNSYDVVFNGDGYSKDWLVEAEKRGLPNLRTTPDALKILSDINETKFLTESGIFNQTELTTRHNVLVENYNMLRCIEFETLLNLIRQHIVPSTIHYKTELATAIKGHKEVGIDSAIEFEMIKKLNFTLNSLMTCVNSMENGLKGLTENEEENSFKIANELMPVSEELAKFCNQLEEILPNHLWNLPKYYDMLFIR